A stretch of the Oxyura jamaicensis isolate SHBP4307 breed ruddy duck chromosome 4, BPBGC_Ojam_1.0, whole genome shotgun sequence genome encodes the following:
- the LOC118167015 gene encoding protein CXorf21 homolog isoform X1: MCASVIAHTVSSEEQVCESLFSYSSRSRRLRGYVIIYLSYPTRIGLHGTLVIRLLLTLVIMLAEGILTSLVYKESCHQDKPHKSHAAKKDEERIWREKLVDNPKITGLADGCEKQDRISAKSDMECKTVPQQRPILGFPARDQKTLVKGTVSPALHIPRREQYNEQVDLYRSWSCNSIYQNYPDLHIGGNHVGDHTCDSGCVLDHVCDELPDGPVILSIDIPLGESPLCEHPDKSGSKSLPGDEAGERSMVLCEEPLSNSMLNDYMETKVAEFYKLFFEENLTRCGSVRNLLTCSLIRNNLNQISFQISQEQNIEASKAREVLLQSLALFSLHHTTNRSSSEFSTPNIQISNPACVKKSCRTQFTS; the protein is encoded by the exons ATGTGTGCTTCAGTTATTGCCCACACAGTCAGCAGTGAAGAACAAGTATGTGAGAGTCTATTCTCTTACAGCAGCCGGAGTAGGAGACTTCGGGGCTATGTGATTATCTACCTTTCCTACCCCACTAGAATTG GACTCCATGGAACTCTGGTGATTAGACTGCTACTCACACTTGTCATCATGCTGGCAGAAGGCATCTTAACTAGTCTCGTATATAAAGAAAGCTGTCATCAAGATAAGCCTCACAAGTCTCATGCAGCAAAAAAGGATGAAGAGAGAATCTGGAGAGAGAAACTTGTAGACAACCCCAAAATTACAGGACTTGCTGACGGATGTGAGAAGCAGGATAGGATCTCTGCTAAAAGCGACATGGAATGCAAGACAGTTCCTCAGCAGAGACCCATACTAGGGTTTCCTGCAAGAGATCAGAAAACACTTGTTAAAGGAACCGTATCACCAGCTTTACACATCCCCAGAAGAGAACAATATAATGAGCAGGTGGATTTGTATAGATCCTGGTCATGCAACAGCATTTATCAAAACTATCCTGACTTACATATTGGGGGAAACCATGTGGGGGACCACACATGTGATTCAGGTTGTGTTTTGGACCACGTGTGTGATGAACTTCCTGATGGCCCTGTTATACTGTCCATAGACATTCCTCTTGGCGAGTCTCCTCTGTGTGAGCATCCTGACAAGTCAGGCAGTAAGTCCCTGCCTGGAGACGAAGCTGGAGAAAGGAGCATGGTGCTCTGCGAGGAGCCTCTTTCAAACTCCATGCTCAATGACTACATGGAAACAAAAGTGGCAGAGTTCTATAAActcttttttgaagaaaacttgACCAGGTGTGGCTCTGTAAGAAACCTTCTCACTTGCAGTTTGATAAGGAACAACCTGAATCAGATCAGCTTTCAGATATCCCAGGAGCAGAATATAGAAGCATCAAAAGCCAGAGAAGTGCTCTTACAGTCTTTAGCTTTGTTTAGTTTGCACCATACTACCAACAGAAGTAGCTCTGAGTTCAGTACTCCAAACATACAAATCTCAAATCCAGCATGTGTGAAAAAGAGCTGCAGGACGCAGTTTACATCATGA
- the LOC118167015 gene encoding protein CXorf21 homolog isoform X2, with protein sequence MQKRDLGLHGTLVIRLLLTLVIMLAEGILTSLVYKESCHQDKPHKSHAAKKDEERIWREKLVDNPKITGLADGCEKQDRISAKSDMECKTVPQQRPILGFPARDQKTLVKGTVSPALHIPRREQYNEQVDLYRSWSCNSIYQNYPDLHIGGNHVGDHTCDSGCVLDHVCDELPDGPVILSIDIPLGESPLCEHPDKSGSKSLPGDEAGERSMVLCEEPLSNSMLNDYMETKVAEFYKLFFEENLTRCGSVRNLLTCSLIRNNLNQISFQISQEQNIEASKAREVLLQSLALFSLHHTTNRSSSEFSTPNIQISNPACVKKSCRTQFTS encoded by the exons ATGCAGAAGAGAGACCTAG GACTCCATGGAACTCTGGTGATTAGACTGCTACTCACACTTGTCATCATGCTGGCAGAAGGCATCTTAACTAGTCTCGTATATAAAGAAAGCTGTCATCAAGATAAGCCTCACAAGTCTCATGCAGCAAAAAAGGATGAAGAGAGAATCTGGAGAGAGAAACTTGTAGACAACCCCAAAATTACAGGACTTGCTGACGGATGTGAGAAGCAGGATAGGATCTCTGCTAAAAGCGACATGGAATGCAAGACAGTTCCTCAGCAGAGACCCATACTAGGGTTTCCTGCAAGAGATCAGAAAACACTTGTTAAAGGAACCGTATCACCAGCTTTACACATCCCCAGAAGAGAACAATATAATGAGCAGGTGGATTTGTATAGATCCTGGTCATGCAACAGCATTTATCAAAACTATCCTGACTTACATATTGGGGGAAACCATGTGGGGGACCACACATGTGATTCAGGTTGTGTTTTGGACCACGTGTGTGATGAACTTCCTGATGGCCCTGTTATACTGTCCATAGACATTCCTCTTGGCGAGTCTCCTCTGTGTGAGCATCCTGACAAGTCAGGCAGTAAGTCCCTGCCTGGAGACGAAGCTGGAGAAAGGAGCATGGTGCTCTGCGAGGAGCCTCTTTCAAACTCCATGCTCAATGACTACATGGAAACAAAAGTGGCAGAGTTCTATAAActcttttttgaagaaaacttgACCAGGTGTGGCTCTGTAAGAAACCTTCTCACTTGCAGTTTGATAAGGAACAACCTGAATCAGATCAGCTTTCAGATATCCCAGGAGCAGAATATAGAAGCATCAAAAGCCAGAGAAGTGCTCTTACAGTCTTTAGCTTTGTTTAGTTTGCACCATACTACCAACAGAAGTAGCTCTGAGTTCAGTACTCCAAACATACAAATCTCAAATCCAGCATGTGTGAAAAAGAGCTGCAGGACGCAGTTTACATCATGA